The following are encoded together in the candidate division WOR-3 bacterium genome:
- the coaE gene encoding dephospho-CoA kinase (Dephospho-CoA kinase (CoaE) performs the final step in coenzyme A biosynthesis.), giving the protein MIIGITGNTGVGKTEVSKFFKNWGATIISCDEIGWEVLKESFVVEKIKSKFEGVTTEDGKINREKLASIVFKDKKKLQELNKIVHPELLRRLKEAIEKERNKIIVVDAALIFEWKIKDWFDFIILVISTTKNKYKRLLAQGIEKGIIKGRLNSQLESRFLTKLSDFVIENNGTLKELEKKAREVWNKILEKKKN; this is encoded by the coding sequence ATGATTATAGGAATTACAGGTAATACAGGGGTAGGAAAAACAGAAGTCTCTAAGTTTTTTAAAAACTGGGGTGCAACTATTATTTCTTGCGATGAGATCGGTTGGGAGGTTTTAAAAGAATCTTTTGTCGTTGAGAAGATAAAGAGTAAATTTGAAGGAGTTACTACAGAAGATGGTAAAATAAATAGAGAAAAGCTTGCCTCAATTGTTTTTAAAGACAAAAAAAAATTGCAAGAGCTGAATAAAATTGTTCATCCTGAGTTACTGAGAAGGCTAAAAGAAGCAATCGAGAAAGAAAGGAACAAAATAATAGTGGTAGATGCAGCTTTAATATTCGAATGGAAAATAAAGGATTGGTTTGATTTTATTATTTTAGTTATTTCTACAACCAAGAATAAATATAAAAGACTTCTTGCTCAAGGAATAGAAAAAGGGATTATAAAAGGGAGACTAAATTCCCAATTGGAAAGTAGATTTTTAACTAAGCTTTCGGATTTTGTTATTGAAAATAATGGAACACTAAAAGAGTTAGAAAAAAAAGCAAGAGAAGTCTGGAATAAGATATTAGAGAAAAAGAAAAATTAA
- a CDS encoding N-glycosylase/DNA lyase, with product MNINNEVRKEIESFYLTHKRIIKERLKEFREIGRRFLPLDIFTELAFCILTPQSKAKECWEAILKMKEKKVLFEGTKEEINKALRKVRFKNKKTEYLLELREKFFKKNNSLYENIKKINSPLELREYLVRNVKGMGFKEASHFLRNIGFGKEVAILDRHILKNLKEFGVIKEYPKSLGEKKYKEIEGKMKKLAKRLEIPLDFLDLLLWAKETGEVFK from the coding sequence ATGAACATTAATAATGAAGTTCGAAAGGAAATTGAAAGCTTTTATTTAACTCATAAGAGAATAATTAAGGAGAGATTGAAAGAGTTCAGAGAAATTGGAAGAAGATTCCTTCCTCTTGATATATTCACAGAATTAGCTTTTTGTATCTTAACCCCTCAGTCTAAAGCAAAAGAATGTTGGGAAGCCATTTTAAAAATGAAGGAAAAAAAAGTCCTTTTTGAAGGAACAAAAGAAGAAATAAATAAAGCACTCAGGAAAGTTAGATTTAAGAACAAAAAGACAGAATATTTATTAGAACTTAGAGAAAAATTTTTTAAAAAAAATAACTCCCTATACGAAAACATAAAAAAGATAAACTCTCCCTTAGAATTAAGAGAATATCTTGTAAGAAATGTGAAAGGTATGGGTTTTAAGGAGGCAAGCCATTTTTTACGTAATATAGGTTTTGGGAAAGAGGTGGCTATTCTTGACAGACACATTCTTAAAAATCTTAAAGAGTTTGGGGTTATAAAAGAATACCCAAAATCCCTAGGGGAGAAAAAATATAAGGAGATTGAAGGAAAAATGAAGAAGCTGGCAAAGAGATTAGAAATTCCTTTAGATTTTCTTGACCTTTTACTCTGGGCAAAAGAAACAGGAGAAGTATTCAAGTAA